The following proteins are encoded in a genomic region of Deltaproteobacteria bacterium:
- a CDS encoding 4'-phosphopantetheinyl transferase superfamily protein — MATRGSVQQVLEASGVDLLPAKEGAAIGAALALSALSGDVVVAGELGSFSGLEQASPVLFVQEDQPVSTGIFDRSEKTESGMRYTVNFDPKVDLGLDDHRVDGIPLLPGVLGVELMVQGLKMHLGESVSELRDVRFQKPVKFFKDEAMDIIIEVQTLQDGHAKASLNTELTTPKGKVIARTHFVADAFIGERLEVNRVLPDRLEMPRDPRLTRSDIYSRYFHGPRFQVIGDVSRMGEDGVEIEPLTERPEWVGNMSHDEFMTVPYLREAGFQAAGLWEMAELGRMGLPAGIDTLHLGEPIPADVPVLISVRRRAFGESGASFDVWLHDGMGRIFEVMRGYRTATLRTLSTRERFEPVRAQAEVPDWVRINIADVDAMLDADLRGTVKKYLSGEEITRFDTLKTQKRKRDWLAGRIAAKRLIREARFGKEGAIIPYGAISILPDHLGAPTIVIVGEGISDSRVSISHSGSMAAAMYCAESNVLPGIDVEIIEPRHDSWADGYFTKAERLWADQANNRDRALTAAWAIKEAYLKAIGIGARADFRDIDVSYDGETWSVSVEGTVAKRLVEVGGGEAVVSVGLEEDIVVARVYLAKLSQAETTSQTHI, encoded by the coding sequence ATGGCGACGCGCGGCTCAGTGCAGCAAGTTTTGGAAGCCAGTGGTGTTGACCTCTTACCGGCAAAAGAAGGTGCAGCCATTGGCGCAGCTTTGGCACTCTCCGCACTCAGCGGTGATGTGGTCGTTGCTGGCGAACTGGGCTCTTTTTCGGGGCTGGAACAAGCCAGCCCAGTTCTATTTGTTCAGGAAGACCAACCGGTCTCTACGGGAATTTTCGACCGCAGTGAAAAAACAGAATCGGGTATGCGCTACACCGTGAACTTCGATCCCAAAGTGGATTTAGGGTTGGATGACCACCGCGTTGACGGCATTCCACTTTTACCAGGTGTTTTGGGTGTTGAGCTGATGGTTCAAGGCCTAAAGATGCACCTTGGTGAAAGCGTCTCTGAGCTTCGTGACGTGCGTTTTCAAAAGCCTGTGAAGTTTTTCAAAGATGAAGCAATGGACATCATCATTGAAGTGCAAACGCTTCAAGACGGCCATGCAAAAGCATCGTTAAATACAGAACTCACAACACCTAAAGGTAAAGTGATTGCCCGGACGCATTTCGTTGCCGATGCTTTTATTGGTGAACGTCTGGAAGTAAACCGTGTTTTACCAGATCGTTTAGAAATGCCTCGCGATCCTCGTCTTACACGCTCAGATATTTATAGCCGGTACTTTCACGGGCCTCGTTTCCAAGTGATTGGTGATGTGAGCCGCATGGGTGAAGATGGTGTCGAGATAGAGCCATTGACTGAACGCCCTGAGTGGGTCGGCAATATGAGTCACGATGAATTCATGACCGTTCCTTACTTACGTGAAGCAGGTTTTCAGGCCGCTGGCCTCTGGGAAATGGCTGAGCTTGGACGGATGGGATTGCCTGCGGGCATTGATACCTTGCATTTAGGTGAGCCTATTCCTGCTGATGTTCCAGTTCTTATCAGTGTGAGACGCCGTGCTTTCGGCGAAAGCGGCGCAAGCTTCGATGTTTGGTTACATGATGGAATGGGTCGTATTTTTGAAGTGATGCGCGGTTATCGTACAGCAACACTGCGTACACTCTCCACCCGCGAGCGTTTCGAGCCAGTGCGTGCACAAGCAGAAGTACCGGATTGGGTTAGAATCAACATTGCTGATGTGGATGCGATGCTGGACGCTGATTTGCGGGGTACCGTGAAGAAGTATTTGTCCGGTGAAGAAATCACGCGTTTTGATACATTGAAAACACAAAAACGAAAGCGTGATTGGTTGGCTGGTCGCATCGCAGCCAAGCGTTTGATCCGTGAAGCTCGGTTTGGAAAAGAAGGCGCGATCATTCCTTACGGAGCAATCAGTATTCTACCAGACCATCTGGGTGCACCGACGATTGTTATTGTTGGTGAGGGGATTTCTGATTCCAGAGTATCCATCAGCCACAGCGGTTCTATGGCCGCCGCAATGTATTGTGCAGAATCCAATGTACTGCCGGGAATTGATGTTGAAATCATTGAGCCTCGTCATGACTCATGGGCGGATGGTTATTTTACCAAGGCGGAGCGTCTGTGGGCCGACCAAGCGAACAATCGCGACCGAGCTCTTACGGCAGCCTGGGCTATTAAAGAAGCTTACCTTAAAGCCATTGGCATTGGCGCTCGTGCAGACTTCAGAGACATCGACGTGAGCTACGATGGTGAGACTTGGTCAGTGAGTGTGGAGGGTACTGTTGCCAAGCGTCTGGTGGAAGTTGGCGGTGGTGAGGCTGTGGTAAGCGTTGGGCTCGAAGAAGATATCGTTGTGGCAAGAGTGTATCTTGCAAAGCTGAGCCAAGCAGAAACAACCTCCCAAACTCACATTTAG